In Parageobacillus sp. KH3-4, the genomic window AAAGTTCGGTCAGTTGTTCGATATAAAACTCATACGCTTCTGCCACATCAAATTGCGCAAGGCACAATCCTTCTTCAAGAAAGGCAAGCGCAGTTCCTTTTTCTTCCGTTTCTATGGCTAGCTCATTGGCCAGGAGCATTTTCCCGGCATTTAATAGATACTCGCTGTTTTGGGCAAATAACGGCTTCTTGTCCAATAAATACTGTTTTGCTTCATCGCGCTGCCCACGTTGCATCATCACGTATGCAAGACCGAGATGGGCAAAGATTTCTTTTTCCTCTTGTTCCAGCGCTTTTTGGTAATGCGCTTCCGCCTTTTCCGCTTCGTCTCGTTCCATATACCAGTCGCCAAGGCGAACGTGTAGCTCAGGGGCGCTTCCAGCCTTTTCTGCTCCTTCCAGCAAAACAGCTTCAGCTTTTTGCCGATCCCCTAACTCATTTTCATATAAATCCGCTAACGCCAAATATGGATACGGCTCTTCGCCATCGAGCGCTTTAGCGACAAGAAAGCCGCGTTCCGCTTTGCGGATCTTTCCTAGCATTTCATCGCAGCGCGCCCGTTCATACCATAAATGGGCATCGCGTTTATGACGGCGCAGCAATTGGTCAAAAAAGGCGCGCGCCTCCTGAAATTGTTTGGCCTGAAATAACATGATGCCGTGGTTCGTGCCAATAAACAGATCGTCGGGATGTAGCGTTAAAGCGATTTGCGACAGTTCCAGCCCTTTCTTTTCCTTTCCACCGTACGCAATGCTAAGGGCCATATAGCTCCAGACATCGGGCTGGTCGGGATCGAGCTGAAGAGAAGCCCGGAAATGGCGGCTTGCTTCTTCGTACCGGCTTTCGTAAAACGCGACCCGTCCTCGCAAATAGTGATACAGTGGACTGCTGGCTTTTCCTTTCACCCGCGCCAGCACCGCTTCGGCTCGTTCGATTTCTTTCCCGTACACGTACGCTTTCGCCGCCGCAAGCAGTAAATCATTAATATCGCCGTATTTAGCAAGCACCCGCTCGGTATAATCGAGAAGCAGCTCTTTCGCTTCTTCTGTGCCAAAATGCTTCACAACATACAGCCACGTGTATGGGATGTGTTCATGCTGGCGCAAAAACGCGAGAAACGGCGCAATATACGCTTGGTCATCTTCATCCATTTTTTCGGCGAAGGCATGAAGCTGGCGGAAATATTGATCTTCCGCTTCCGGCAGCAACACGGCAATCGCTTCTTTTTCCCGGGGAATCGCAGCAATCGACAAATAATGTGTTCCCGCATACCATCTTTCGACTTCGTCATAAGCAACCACAAACGGCTCGAGCATGTTTGGATCTTGCACGTAAAACGCCCCGAGGCGCTCATCATAGCCAAACAATACTTGCACATGCGAAGATTGTTCGTAATCGACGCTTAGCAGCACGGGAATTCCGGCATCGATCAACCGTTTCCATCGCTCCACGGAACCGACGAAAAAGCGGCATAAAAAGCCGAGCGTTTCCAAATAATGTACGGTTGTCGACAATTTTGAACCGCGAACATCAAAAACATGCTGAGCCACTTCATCTTGTGTGCGCTCCTTGCCCAACAGCCACAGCATCATTTCCAAACTCGCGGGCACACAATAATTGTGTTTTTGCACGACAGGCACAAGCGGCAAGATCACTTGCGGCAGGGAAGCGCGTTCGCTTGCGCGCACGTATGGCGTAGATGCCAATGATTTCTCTGTTCGAACAAGCGCCGCTAGTTTATCGAATTTGCCAAGCTTGTAATAGATTTGCGCACGCACATGGGCAAAATAGCGATGGTGGACATGAAACGGAGTGAGGCGGTCGACCTCCTCCATCGCTTCGAGCGCTGCTTCGTACTCATGCAAATCGCGTAGCCGGCGCGCTTTTTCCACATATAACGCCGGCACTTGCGGAAACCGTTTGATGCCACGCTCGACAACTTCTAGTGCTTTCCGCTGGCAGCCGTTTAGCGCGTACAAGTCGGCCAAAAGCAAATGGCACATATCGCCGCGCTCCGGCTCATCCAATCCTTTCTGCAATATTTCTTCCGCTCTGTCGCGGTCGCCCGCTTCCATATAAAAGTATCCCCATTTATCGTACATCGGAATCGTTTCGTATCGTTCTACTACGTCCATCCACTGCTGTGCCTCTGCGATCCTGTGCATTTCCAAAAAAGTGCGCACGAGTGTGAATGCAGCGCGCGCGATATGTTCCGGTTTTTCCTTTCCGTTTGCAATTGCTTCTTCCAAACGCGGCCGTAGCGCTTCTTCGACATCCAGTGGCCGCCGTTCTTCGAGCCACTCATCACATACCCACGTCAGCGTCTGCAGCGTCGCAAAACGGCGGTGGGCGTAGCGCGCCAACAGCGCGCTATGGCGGTACATTAACGCATAATCAAACAAACGGATCAGATGATGAAACGAGTCCGCTGTTTGCCATGCCTGCAGCGGCATTCTCCAGCACAACGGATGTTCCTTTGCTTTCTGAAGCATCGGCTTTATTTCCTCTAATGCTTCGATAATGCGTTTTTCTTTTATATAGGTTGCGATTCGTTCTATATCCATGTACAAAGCTCCTTTTCTACTATAACTGTACAAGGCATTCCAACAAACAATGCCAACTTTTTGTGATATTCCTAGTGTAAAATGAACCGCAGAGAAGTGCTATAGTTTTTAAAGACACGACAGGAAATGAATCCTATCTTTCCTAGCAAAAGAGATTTGCCCGCGGATGATGGCGGGCAAATCTCTTTTTTGTTTGTATGCGCAGCAAAAATCGCAATGAGCGGAACAATGACGGGCCAAGCTTTTTATTTATTCGCATGCATGGCAAAAAAGCGCAGCGATAAATCGATAATCGTTTGTTGATCATAGTCCAGCGTCGCGACATGGTAGCTGTTTTTCAAAGATATGAGTTCTTTTTCCGCCGAGCTGATTTTCTGCAAAATCAGCCGTGAGTTATCCGGCGGGACGACATGGTCTTCTTCCGACACAAAAATAAGCGCTGGACATGTAATGCGGTGAAGGTTGTTTCTTACTTTCTCCATCAGTTTGACAATTTGTTGAAGTGAAGCGGTTGGCGTTTTTTCATACGCCAGCTCTTTCACTTCCGGATTTTTAATATCCGAGCCGATCGCGTCCAAGTAGCGCGGCAGCTCAGCACGATGAGCGGCGCCGTCGGCCATAACCGGTATGTCGATAGCTGCGTTGATCGGAACGATGCCTTGAATGTCAGGATAGGTCTCGGCCATATACAATGCGAGCGTCCCGCCCATCGACAATCCTGTCACAAAAATAATGCCACACCGCTCTTTCAGCCATTGGTACCCCTCTTCCACGGAATGAATCCAATCTTCGTATGTCGTCTGCTCCATATCTTCATAATGCGTTCCATGTCCTCTCAGACGCGGGCCGCAGACGGTATAGCCCGCCTTGGCGTATGCTTCGCCTAACGGACGCATGCTTTGCGTCGTGCCGGTAAAACCGTGAGAAAGCAAAATGCCCGTGCGACTTCCTTCAAAATAAAACGGCTCCGCCCCTGGCAGTACAGGGTACCTCTCTTTCATCTCCTCTCCCCCACTTCAGAAAATGCGCTTCCTTTTGTAATTTGTATTCGCCGCCGACAGGCTTTTTTCCTTTTTCCTCACCAAAACAAAGCAAGCGAACGCCACCATTCAGAAAACAGCTGTTCTTTTGTACCGAGATAGATAAGCAAAACAAACGCCGCGTAAAACAACGCCTTTTCTACGATATTGCCTGTACGATAAAGCGGAATTTTAAACCGCTTTGTAGTGAACGGCCAAAAGAGAGGCACACCTTGGACAGAAAAAAAGTCTTCGAGAATATGAAACAAATAGCCAAGCGCAAAGCCAGCCGCAAATAGCGAAGATGATTCCCACATTACGACAAGTGCGATGATTCCCCATACGAAAAGCGAATGGGTCATGCCGCGATGGCCGAACGCTTCTTTTACTTTATTCGATACGCCAAATGAACGCCGCCCGACGTACGATGTCGGCTCGTCAATGTCCGGGAGCAAGCTGCCGACGACAATTCCCGCCGTATAGCTTACTGTAAAAGAAAGCGATGTTTGTGCCGCTGCCGTTGCTCCTAATAGCAATGATGTAACAATATGACTATGATATCGCAAAGTGACCTCCTGCATATAAAAATTTTTCCTTTATTATAGCACATAAAAAGAATGTTTGTTCGTTTTTTATATGTTCATACTTTTTCGTCATCGTTTGACAGATTTGTGACAACCGAGACAAATGTGACAAAGTTCACATCTCTTTATTTCCATTATGGATATAGTAGATTACACAAATTGTTGAAGGAGTGAAACAAAATGAAACGAAAACGATCTCCATTATTGAACCGTTTCAAATATATAAAACCGATTGAACGGTACGCCAATGATCATAGTGAAGTGACGTATGGCGACCGCGATTGGGAAAATGCTTACCGCCGCCGCTGGCAGCACGATAAGGTCGTTCGTTCGACCCATGGAGTCAACTGCACTGGTTCGTGCAGCTGGAACATCTACGTCAAAGACGGCATTGTCACATGGGAAGGACAACAAATCGATTATCCATCAACCGGACCGGATATGCCGGATTTTGAACCGCGCGGCTGTCCCCGCGGCGCGAGTTTTTCATGGTACATTTACAGCCCGCTCCGCGTCAAATATCCATACGTGCGCGGCATCTTGATGGATATGTGGAGGGAAGCGTTAAAAAAACATAAAAACCCGCTTGACGCTTGGAAAAGCATCGTCGAAAATCCGGAAAAAGCAAAACAGTATAAACAAGCGCGCGGAAAAGGCGGATTTGTCCGCGTCAGCTGGGATGAAGCGTTAACGCTAGTCGCTGCTTCCTTATTATATACCGTTATCAAATACGGCCCTGACCGCAATGTCGGCTTTTCGCCAATTCCAGCAATGTCGATGGTCAGCCATGCGGCTGGTTCGCGCTTTATGCAGCTGATGGGCGGGCCGATGCTCAGCTTTTACGACTGGTATGCGGACTTGCCGCCGGCATCGCCGCAAATTTGGGGCGACCAGACCGACGTTCCCGAATCGAGCGATTGGTACAACTCCGGCTACATTATTACATGGGGTTCGAACGTGCCGCTCACCAGGACGCCGGACGCCCACTTTTTAGCAGAAGCCCGCTACCGTGGCACCAAAGTTGTTTCCGTCAGCCCGGATTATGCCGAATCGACGAAATTTGCCGACGATTGGCTCAGCGTCAAACAAGGAACGGACGGCGCACTCGCGATGGCGATGGGGCATGTCATTTTAAAAGAATATTACGTCGATCAGCAAGTTCCTTACTTCCAGCAATACGCAAAAACGTACACTGATTTCCCATTTGTCGTAATGTTGAAAAAAGACGGCGACAAATGGGTGGCCGGCCGCTTCTTGCATGCAAAAGATCTCGGCCGCAACGTCACCAACGCCGAATGGAAACCGATCGTTTACGATGACAACACAAATTCGTTTGTGATCCCAAACGGAACGATCGGCTCACGCTGGGACGGTCAAGGAAAATGGAATTTGCGCATGGTCGATGAAGAAACAGAAAAACCGATCGAACCGCGCCTATCGTTTTTAGGTATGGAAGACGAACTTGTCACAATTCATATTCCGTACTTTACCGAAGAAGGAAGGAAAACGATCGAACGCGTTGTTCCGGCGAAAAAAGTGCAAATCGAAGATGGCGAAATATATGTCACGACCGTCTATGACCTCGTCCTCGCCAATTACGGGGTTGACCGCGGCATCGGCGGAAACGTTGCCCGAACATATGATGACCTCGTTCCATTTACGCCGGCATGGCAAGAAGCGATTACGGGGGTGAAACGGGAGCTTGCCATTAAAATCGCGCGCGAGTTTGCGCAAAACGCGGTCGACACGAATGGGCGCTCGATGATTATCGTTGGCGCCGGCATTAACCATTGGTTTAACTCCGATACGATTTACCGCGCCGTATTGAACCTCGTCTTGTTCGTCGGCGCACAAGGCGTCAATGGCGGCGGCTGGGCGCACTACGTCGGGCAAGAAAAACTTCGTCCGGTGGAAGGATGGCAAACGATTATGACAGCGCGCGATTGGACAGCGCCGCCGAAATTGCAAAACGGTACATCGTTCTTCTACTTTGCGACCGATCAATGGCGCTATGAAGAAACGCCGGTCGATGAACTCGTATCACCGCTTGTGAAAAAAGCTCGCTATTCGCACTACGCGGATTATAACGTGCTCGCTGCTCGGCTTGGCTGGCTTCCGTCTTATCCAACATTTAACAAAAACGGCATTGATCTTTACAAAGAAGCTATCGCCAATGGCGCAACAACTCCAGAACAAATTGGAAATTACGTGGCCGAACAGCTCAAAACGAAACAATTGCAATTTGCAATTGAAGACCCGGACAACGAAGTCAACTTTCCAAGAAACTTAATCGTCTGGCGCGCAAATTTAATTTCGAGCTCCGGCAAAGGCCATGAATATTTCTTAAAACACTTGCTTGGCACTACGCACGGTTTGCTAAACGACGATAAAGACAGTCTGCGTCCGCAAGAAATCAAATGGCGGGACAAGGCGCCGGAAGGAAAACTGGACTTGTTAGTGAACCTTGATTTCCGCATGGCGGGAACAGCGCTTTACTCTGATGTCGTTCTTCCGGCGGCGACATGGTATGAAAAACATGATTTAAACAGCACAGATATGCATCCGTTCATTCATCCGTTCAATCCGGCGATTTCTTCCCCTTGGGAAGCACGCTCGGAC contains:
- a CDS encoding bacteriocin-processing peptidase family protein, which encodes MDIERIATYIKEKRIIEALEEIKPMLQKAKEHPLCWRMPLQAWQTADSFHHLIRLFDYALMYRHSALLARYAHRRFATLQTLTWVCDEWLEERRPLDVEEALRPRLEEAIANGKEKPEHIARAAFTLVRTFLEMHRIAEAQQWMDVVERYETIPMYDKWGYFYMEAGDRDRAEEILQKGLDEPERGDMCHLLLADLYALNGCQRKALEVVERGIKRFPQVPALYVEKARRLRDLHEYEAALEAMEEVDRLTPFHVHHRYFAHVRAQIYYKLGKFDKLAALVRTEKSLASTPYVRASERASLPQVILPLVPVVQKHNYCVPASLEMMLWLLGKERTQDEVAQHVFDVRGSKLSTTVHYLETLGFLCRFFVGSVERWKRLIDAGIPVLLSVDYEQSSHVQVLFGYDERLGAFYVQDPNMLEPFVVAYDEVERWYAGTHYLSIAAIPREKEAIAVLLPEAEDQYFRQLHAFAEKMDEDDQAYIAPFLAFLRQHEHIPYTWLYVVKHFGTEEAKELLLDYTERVLAKYGDINDLLLAAAKAYVYGKEIERAEAVLARVKGKASSPLYHYLRGRVAFYESRYEEASRHFRASLQLDPDQPDVWSYMALSIAYGGKEKKGLELSQIALTLHPDDLFIGTNHGIMLFQAKQFQEARAFFDQLLRRHKRDAHLWYERARCDEMLGKIRKAERGFLVAKALDGEEPYPYLALADLYENELGDRQKAEAVLLEGAEKAGSAPELHVRLGDWYMERDEAEKAEAHYQKALEQEEKEIFAHLGLAYVMMQRGQRDEAKQYLLDKKPLFAQNSEYLLNAGKMLLANELAIETEEKGTALAFLEEGLCLAQFDVAEAYEFYIEQLTELSLVDRGIAFLEKLIDERPTDVNALCYLGVLYEQSGMFSKAIGLYERASKVRKSTFPLYRLAETYRAFERWDEAKRYYEACLEVDDTFAVAHLRLAVLYEMEENIDKQRFHLQKALEHDPLHVHVEHAVALFDDPSLLLQTMESVRERAGDVWYYDSLGYVYGAMGDVSKEKEAVKQALRLHPDHPDVLHHDAKVLVKEGKPREAIAILERLIEQDVRNEALYETYVQAFSYTMRGIGKLRERLRKWKLDNQKKSIVYMHTASALSPYMIDITWAEEDGSFAKRLWTKAKAWTKEMVVVSAVLDLYETALRLDSGNIEAYERLAQFYEAAELTDDAIKTLRKALTYEWNAGVARELAMLLAHSESSKLQKEAGEWIDRLLAEQPNDLAMLELKAFLLLDDGREEEAENLFRSLVEMEPFLHRSILTLGAMYMAKQRYAEAIAVLANGLSHHPHDAEMRQELARAYDEAGQTEKALSVIDECLQFAEEDLSARYQRACYLAKLGRIEEAGRELAHVLDEDETGDFVELANEEPALAPLLQLSAEK
- a CDS encoding alpha/beta fold hydrolase; translated protein: MKERYPVLPGAEPFYFEGSRTGILLSHGFTGTTQSMRPLGEAYAKAGYTVCGPRLRGHGTHYEDMEQTTYEDWIHSVEEGYQWLKERCGIIFVTGLSMGGTLALYMAETYPDIQGIVPINAAIDIPVMADGAAHRAELPRYLDAIGSDIKNPEVKELAYEKTPTASLQQIVKLMEKVRNNLHRITCPALIFVSEEDHVVPPDNSRLILQKISSAEKELISLKNSYHVATLDYDQQTIIDLSLRFFAMHANK
- a CDS encoding metal-dependent hydrolase — encoded protein: MRYHSHIVTSLLLGATAAAQTSLSFTVSYTAGIVVGSLLPDIDEPTSYVGRRSFGVSNKVKEAFGHRGMTHSLFVWGIIALVVMWESSSLFAAGFALGYLFHILEDFFSVQGVPLFWPFTTKRFKIPLYRTGNIVEKALFYAAFVLLIYLGTKEQLFSEWWRSLALFW
- a CDS encoding nitrate reductase subunit alpha; protein product: MKRKRSPLLNRFKYIKPIERYANDHSEVTYGDRDWENAYRRRWQHDKVVRSTHGVNCTGSCSWNIYVKDGIVTWEGQQIDYPSTGPDMPDFEPRGCPRGASFSWYIYSPLRVKYPYVRGILMDMWREALKKHKNPLDAWKSIVENPEKAKQYKQARGKGGFVRVSWDEALTLVAASLLYTVIKYGPDRNVGFSPIPAMSMVSHAAGSRFMQLMGGPMLSFYDWYADLPPASPQIWGDQTDVPESSDWYNSGYIITWGSNVPLTRTPDAHFLAEARYRGTKVVSVSPDYAESTKFADDWLSVKQGTDGALAMAMGHVILKEYYVDQQVPYFQQYAKTYTDFPFVVMLKKDGDKWVAGRFLHAKDLGRNVTNAEWKPIVYDDNTNSFVIPNGTIGSRWDGQGKWNLRMVDEETEKPIEPRLSFLGMEDELVTIHIPYFTEEGRKTIERVVPAKKVQIEDGEIYVTTVYDLVLANYGVDRGIGGNVARTYDDLVPFTPAWQEAITGVKRELAIKIAREFAQNAVDTNGRSMIIVGAGINHWFNSDTIYRAVLNLVLFVGAQGVNGGGWAHYVGQEKLRPVEGWQTIMTARDWTAPPKLQNGTSFFYFATDQWRYEETPVDELVSPLVKKARYSHYADYNVLAARLGWLPSYPTFNKNGIDLYKEAIANGATTPEQIGNYVAEQLKTKQLQFAIEDPDNEVNFPRNLIVWRANLISSSGKGHEYFLKHLLGTTHGLLNDDKDSLRPQEIKWRDKAPEGKLDLLVNLDFRMAGTALYSDVVLPAATWYEKHDLNSTDMHPFIHPFNPAISSPWEARSDWDIFKSLAKAVSDVAKQIGMKPVKEVVATPLMHDTAQELAQPFGKVRDWSKGECEPIPGKTMPNIHVVERDYTLIYEKMIALGPNVAKQPMGAKGIAWSAKDEYEKLKKMLGTIKCAATAAGCPDISDAKKVAEAILTLSSTTNGKVAMKAWKTLEKKTNLSLVDLAKEREEECFTFEQITAQPKTVITSPAFSGSEKGGRRYSPFTTNVERLIPWRTLTGRQSFYLDHELMHEFGEAMATFKPILQHRPFSKKRPEAKGKEIVLNYLTPHNKWSIHSMYFDALPMLTLFRGGPTVWINKDDAEEAGIRDNDWIECFNRNGVVVARAVVSHRLPRGMAFMHHAQDRHINVPGTKLTNNRGGTHNSPTRIHVKPTHMIGGYAQLSYGFNYYGPTGNQRDLYVIIRKLEEVDWLED